The proteins below are encoded in one region of Amycolatopsis magusensis:
- a CDS encoding DUF4247 domain-containing protein, which produces MKYRLWFVLGGILAVIALIIAVNLLFFGGTSVANFVDNEFDRDTSQDFDDDVRSYTSAEKPSAVSTLIVTDWKPLAQSADNSGIYLRYSSDAVVITPRGTGSTIQVMDAERAYRRYGGHTSGSWGWTSTHGGDFRGRGPGAGK; this is translated from the coding sequence GTGAAATACCGGCTGTGGTTCGTGCTGGGCGGGATACTGGCGGTGATCGCGCTGATCATCGCGGTGAACCTGCTGTTCTTCGGCGGGACGAGCGTGGCGAACTTCGTGGACAACGAGTTCGACCGCGACACCTCGCAGGACTTCGACGACGACGTGCGCTCCTACACCTCGGCGGAGAAGCCGAGCGCGGTGTCCACGCTGATCGTCACCGACTGGAAGCCGCTGGCGCAGTCGGCCGACAACTCGGGCATCTACCTGCGGTACTCCTCGGACGCGGTGGTGATCACCCCGCGGGGCACCGGCTCGACCATCCAGGTGATGGACGCCGAGCGGGCCTACCGCCGCTACGGCGGGCACACCAGCGGGTCGTGGGGCTGGACCTCCACCCACGGCGGTGACTTCCGCGGCCGCGGACCGGGGGCGGGCAAATGA
- a CDS encoding TetR/AcrR family transcriptional regulator, which translates to MRNSGGVGRPRASGESASRHDAREAVLDAAAELFTTTGYTATTTRAIAELAGLRQASIYYHFPAKEDLLAALLAETVDPSLAVARELLGELAPAEVRLWALSYSDIRTLGLARHNLGVLCLLPEVKALNLAEFRTARAELKHCYRALIAEAGAEPRSLGICTSLAFGLVESIATARRDDPGLDVEAHARHGADAVLRLAGLPGASGSVRAAGLDLLRAAALECSRV; encoded by the coding sequence GTGCGGAATTCGGGTGGAGTGGGCAGGCCGCGGGCCAGCGGCGAGTCGGCGAGCAGGCACGACGCCCGCGAGGCGGTGCTCGACGCCGCCGCGGAGCTGTTCACCACCACCGGCTACACCGCCACGACCACCCGCGCGATCGCGGAACTCGCCGGGCTGCGCCAGGCCTCGATCTACTACCACTTCCCGGCGAAGGAGGACCTGCTCGCCGCGTTGCTCGCCGAGACGGTCGACCCGTCGCTGGCGGTGGCCAGGGAACTGCTGGGCGAGCTGGCCCCGGCCGAGGTCCGGCTGTGGGCGCTGAGCTACTCCGACATCCGCACGCTCGGCCTGGCCCGGCACAACCTCGGCGTGCTGTGCCTGCTGCCCGAGGTCAAGGCGCTGAACCTGGCCGAGTTCCGGACCGCGCGCGCCGAGCTGAAGCACTGCTACCGCGCGCTGATCGCCGAAGCGGGCGCGGAACCGCGGTCATTGGGCATCTGCACCAGCCTGGCGTTCGGCCTGGTGGAAAGCATCGCCACGGCCCGCCGCGACGATCCGGGCCTGGACGTGGAAGCCCACGCCCGCCACGGCGCCGACGCCGTGCTCCGGCTCGCGGGCCTGCCCGGCGCGAGCGGCTCGGTCCGGGCGGCCGGTCTCGACCTGCTCCGGGCCGCCGCCCTCGAGTGCTCCCGGGTCTAA
- a CDS encoding DUF4178 domain-containing protein yields MIDVVVVVLLVLVLVALVVVGVLLARRSRKAPAEPAAGTDPFGSADVDAVRGDPRTLGPGAIAEIRGESFAVRGTLRLSEDGWSWAEHLVENPAGKRFWLSVEEDPDLELVLFSTLTDVAVTPGKTIDLDGRTYRHQESGTAAYTAEGTTGLDAQGTVHYQDYAAGDDARLSLESYGDGGKWEVSRGEVLSRYEVRIYPAGN; encoded by the coding sequence ATGATCGACGTCGTTGTGGTGGTGCTGCTCGTCCTGGTGCTGGTGGCGCTGGTCGTGGTCGGCGTGCTGCTGGCCCGCCGCAGCCGGAAGGCACCGGCGGAACCGGCCGCGGGCACCGATCCCTTCGGCTCCGCCGACGTGGACGCGGTCCGCGGCGACCCGCGCACCCTCGGCCCCGGCGCGATCGCCGAGATCCGCGGTGAGTCCTTCGCCGTGCGCGGCACGCTGCGGCTGAGCGAGGACGGCTGGTCGTGGGCCGAGCACCTGGTGGAGAACCCGGCGGGCAAGCGGTTCTGGCTGTCCGTCGAAGAGGACCCGGACCTGGAACTGGTGCTGTTCTCCACGCTGACCGACGTGGCGGTGACCCCGGGGAAGACCATCGACCTGGACGGCCGGACCTACCGCCACCAGGAGTCGGGCACGGCCGCGTACACCGCCGAGGGCACCACCGGGCTCGACGCCCAGGGAACGGTCCACTACCAGGACTACGCCGCCGGTGACGACGCCCGGCTCTCGCTGGAGTCCTACGGCGACGGCGGCAAGTGGGAGGTCAGCCGCGGCGAGGTGCTGTCGCGGTACGAGGTGCGGATCTACCCGGCCGGGAACTGA
- a CDS encoding response regulator — MAAVGLSQAVRSTPAGALPASMVPHPREELFSVLVVDDHPLLREAIAARLAQMGAGTVHEAATVAEARARATATGPCDLAILDLGLPDGSGIELVTELRSHGWPRVVVLASSDDPYAVRSAFQAGAQAYLLKSASPVVVTDGVRRVLEGGVYADPSVAPVLATGTRVAGTDNTPRELSAREVEVLQLVADGQSNKEIGEELSLSALTVKSHLSRIGRKLGTGDRAQMVALAMRAGVIR, encoded by the coding sequence GTGGCTGCCGTCGGCTTATCTCAGGCCGTCCGTTCCACGCCAGCCGGTGCTTTGCCGGCGAGCATGGTTCCGCACCCGCGGGAAGAACTTTTTTCCGTACTGGTGGTCGATGACCACCCGTTGTTGAGGGAGGCAATCGCAGCAAGACTCGCACAGATGGGTGCGGGCACGGTTCACGAGGCCGCCACGGTGGCCGAGGCGAGGGCAAGGGCGACGGCCACCGGGCCGTGCGACCTCGCGATCCTCGATCTCGGCCTGCCCGATGGCAGTGGCATCGAGCTGGTTACGGAGCTCCGTAGCCATGGCTGGCCTCGCGTTGTCGTGCTCGCGTCCTCGGACGACCCGTACGCGGTTCGTTCGGCGTTCCAGGCGGGCGCTCAGGCATACCTGCTCAAGTCCGCGTCGCCGGTGGTTGTCACCGACGGCGTGCGCAGGGTGCTCGAGGGCGGCGTTTACGCCGACCCGAGCGTCGCTCCGGTCCTGGCCACCGGCACGAGGGTCGCCGGCACCGACAACACCCCGCGCGAGCTTTCCGCTCGTGAGGTGGAGGTGCTGCAACTCGTGGCCGACGGCCAGTCCAACAAGGAAATCGGTGAGGAGCTCAGCCTCTCCGCGCTCACGGTGAAATCCCACCTGTCGCGGATCGGCCGCAAGCTCGGCACCGGTGACCGGGCGCAGATGGTCGCACTGGCCATGCGCGCGGGCGTCATCCGCTAG
- a CDS encoding polyamine aminopropyltransferase: MTATETDADAGASTDAPRTRLARAAVLLAVFICAACGLVYELALVALGSYLIGDTVGQASIVLSVMVFAMGVGALLAKPLQRRAEAAFAGIEIALALLGGLSVLLLYAAYAWLSLYVPALVVIALLLGMLIGAEIPLLMVLLQRIRRQDAGSAVADLFAADYVGALLGGLAFPFVLLPVFGQVRGALLVGAVNAIAGLGLVLTVFRKRLRRRTRVVLSAAAVGVTVVLAATFAFAGQFELSARQALYADPVVHAERTPYQEIVLTESVNLGGPADVRFYLNGDLQFSSVDEYRYHEALVHPVLSGPHERVLILGGGDGLGLREVLRYPDVRHVTLVELDPEVVRLARSQPDLLALNQSAFNDPRVQVITADAFTWLRGNVPQFDAVIVDMPDPDSTATAKLYSVEFYALVRRSLADGGRLVVQAGSPYFAPRSYWCVESSLREVGLRTVPYYTSVPSFGDWGFHLATAEAEPQLRLSPTAPALRSLDNDSLRAAGVFPVDRRRIPDVPSSSLMQPRVLEYAKDEWRNY, encoded by the coding sequence GTGACCGCCACCGAAACGGACGCCGACGCCGGGGCGAGTACCGACGCGCCGCGCACCCGGCTGGCCAGGGCCGCGGTCCTGCTCGCCGTGTTCATCTGCGCGGCCTGCGGGCTGGTCTACGAACTGGCGCTGGTCGCGCTCGGCAGCTACCTGATCGGCGACACCGTCGGCCAGGCGTCGATCGTGCTGTCGGTGATGGTGTTCGCGATGGGCGTCGGCGCGTTGCTGGCCAAGCCGCTCCAGCGCCGGGCCGAGGCCGCCTTCGCCGGCATCGAGATCGCGCTCGCCCTGCTCGGCGGGCTCAGCGTGCTCCTGCTCTACGCCGCCTACGCCTGGCTCAGCCTGTACGTGCCCGCGCTGGTGGTGATCGCGCTGCTGCTCGGCATGCTGATCGGCGCGGAGATCCCGCTGCTGATGGTGCTGCTGCAGCGGATCCGGCGGCAGGACGCGGGTTCCGCGGTGGCCGACCTGTTCGCCGCGGACTACGTCGGCGCGCTGCTCGGCGGGCTGGCCTTCCCGTTCGTGCTGCTGCCGGTGTTCGGCCAGGTCCGCGGCGCGCTGCTGGTCGGCGCGGTGAACGCGATCGCCGGGCTGGGCCTGGTGCTGACCGTGTTCCGCAAGCGGTTGCGGCGGCGCACGCGGGTGGTGCTCTCGGCGGCGGCGGTCGGCGTGACTGTGGTCCTCGCCGCCACCTTCGCCTTCGCCGGGCAGTTCGAACTCTCCGCCCGCCAAGCCCTCTACGCCGATCCGGTGGTGCACGCCGAACGCACGCCGTACCAGGAAATCGTGCTCACCGAGTCGGTCAACCTGGGCGGACCGGCCGACGTCCGCTTCTACCTCAACGGCGACCTGCAGTTCAGCTCGGTCGACGAGTACCGCTACCACGAGGCGCTGGTGCACCCGGTGCTGTCCGGGCCGCACGAGCGCGTGCTCATCCTCGGCGGTGGTGACGGCCTCGGCCTGCGCGAAGTCCTGCGTTACCCGGACGTCCGGCACGTGACGCTGGTCGAACTGGACCCGGAAGTGGTACGGCTGGCCCGGTCCCAGCCCGATCTGCTGGCGCTCAATCAAAGCGCGTTCAACGACCCGCGGGTGCAGGTGATCACCGCCGACGCCTTCACCTGGCTGCGCGGCAACGTTCCCCAGTTCGACGCGGTCATCGTCGACATGCCCGATCCCGACTCCACCGCGACGGCGAAGCTCTACTCGGTGGAGTTCTACGCCCTGGTCCGGCGATCACTGGCCGACGGCGGACGACTGGTGGTGCAGGCCGGTTCGCCGTACTTCGCGCCGCGTTCCTACTGGTGCGTCGAGTCTTCGCTGCGCGAGGTCGGTTTGCGGACGGTGCCTTACTACACATCCGTGCCGAGCTTCGGCGACTGGGGATTTCACCTGGCGACCGCGGAAGCCGAGCCCCAACTGCGGCTTTCGCCGACCGCTCCGGCTCTGCGTTCGTTGGACAACGACTCGTTGCGTGCGGCCGGGGTCTTTCCGGTGGACCGGCGTCGGATCCCGGATGTGCCTTCGTCCTCGTTGATGCAGCCGAGAGTGCTGGAGTACGCCAAGGACGAATGGCGCAATTACTAG
- a CDS encoding glycosyl hydrolase family 18 protein, translating to MRHTPRRLLSALLSFLLAITVSAALGRPAAAAGPLTAAFSLTGTTGQYQVTNTGTAAVSGWTISFRLPAGVTATSGEHATVTQNGTEVTLTPAHYIGTLQPGKSTYPYNPAFRLSAAATPAACRIANANCDGSPDTPPSAPGGVQATVKTTKTVTLSWSASAPGSLPVAGYDVLNGSTKAATVTGTTATITGLTPNTDYSFTVIAKDTAGLASPASAPLAVRTNNPADDTQAPSAPGGLKATGADAGSVSLAWTASSDNTGVAAYDVYRGTALAATVTTTSAKISGLSPSTSYSFTVRARDGYDNTSAASNTVTAKTGDIVGGYAKIGYFVQWGIYGRQFFVRNLDTNGAAAKLTHLNYAFGNIDPVNLTCLQGVTKGTTPNPQDPNQGDGAGDAEADYGRPMSAGQSVDGVADTGWEKLRGNYNQLKKLKAKHPNLKVLISLGGWTYSKYFSDVAATEASRKKFVSSCLDIYLKGNLPVYNGAGGPGTAAGIFDGIDLDWEWPGAEGHAGNHVSPADKVNNTLLIHEFRKQLDELGAPQGKRYQLTAFTPADPAKIDAGWELAPVANSLDIFNVQGYDFHGAGSDNSWEPNRTGHQGNLYADADDPYNFHFSVENAVKPYLDAGVSPRKLTVGLAFYGRGWQGVTDGGKAGEWQAANGAAPGQFAEEAGTRGYSNLLASVPNCTVHHDEAAVATSCFTGNGGQWWTFDDAWAIGKKTAWIKSKGLLGAMIWEMSGDTGVLMSATDNGLK from the coding sequence ATGCGGCACACCCCACGCCGGTTGCTCAGCGCACTCCTCTCCTTCCTCCTCGCGATCACCGTCTCCGCGGCACTGGGCAGACCCGCGGCCGCCGCGGGCCCGCTCACCGCGGCGTTCAGCCTCACCGGCACCACCGGCCAGTACCAGGTGACCAACACCGGCACGGCCGCGGTCTCCGGCTGGACCATCAGCTTCCGGCTGCCCGCCGGCGTCACCGCGACCAGCGGTGAGCACGCCACGGTCACCCAGAACGGCACCGAGGTCACGCTCACCCCGGCCCACTACATCGGCACCCTGCAGCCGGGGAAGTCCACCTACCCGTACAACCCGGCGTTCCGGCTCAGCGCGGCGGCGACCCCGGCCGCGTGCCGGATCGCCAACGCCAACTGCGACGGCTCACCCGACACGCCGCCATCGGCACCCGGCGGCGTCCAGGCGACGGTGAAGACCACCAAGACGGTGACGCTGTCGTGGTCCGCCTCGGCCCCCGGTTCCCTGCCGGTCGCCGGCTACGACGTGCTCAACGGGAGCACCAAAGCCGCCACCGTCACCGGGACCACGGCGACGATCACCGGCCTGACCCCGAACACCGACTACTCGTTCACGGTGATCGCCAAGGACACCGCCGGGCTGGCCTCCCCCGCGTCCGCGCCGCTCGCCGTGCGGACGAACAATCCCGCCGACGACACCCAGGCCCCCAGCGCCCCGGGCGGGCTGAAGGCGACCGGTGCCGACGCGGGCAGCGTTTCCCTGGCGTGGACGGCCAGCAGCGACAACACCGGCGTCGCCGCCTACGACGTCTACCGCGGCACCGCCCTCGCCGCGACCGTGACCACCACCAGCGCGAAGATCAGCGGGCTCTCACCGTCCACTTCGTACAGCTTCACCGTCCGCGCCCGCGACGGCTACGACAACACCTCGGCGGCGAGCAACACCGTCACCGCGAAGACCGGGGACATCGTCGGCGGTTACGCGAAGATCGGCTACTTCGTGCAGTGGGGCATCTACGGCCGCCAGTTCTTCGTGCGCAACCTCGACACCAACGGCGCGGCGGCGAAGCTGACCCACCTCAACTACGCCTTCGGCAACATCGACCCGGTGAACCTGACCTGCCTGCAGGGCGTCACGAAGGGCACCACGCCGAACCCGCAGGACCCGAACCAGGGCGACGGCGCCGGTGACGCCGAAGCGGACTACGGACGGCCGATGTCGGCGGGGCAGTCCGTCGACGGCGTGGCCGACACCGGCTGGGAGAAGTTGCGCGGCAACTACAACCAGCTCAAGAAGCTCAAGGCGAAGCACCCGAACCTGAAGGTGCTCATCTCGCTCGGCGGCTGGACGTATTCGAAGTACTTCTCCGACGTGGCCGCGACCGAAGCCTCGCGCAAGAAGTTCGTCAGCTCCTGCCTGGACATCTACCTCAAGGGCAATCTGCCCGTCTACAACGGCGCGGGCGGGCCGGGCACGGCGGCGGGCATCTTCGACGGCATCGACCTCGACTGGGAGTGGCCCGGCGCGGAAGGGCACGCGGGCAACCACGTCAGCCCGGCGGACAAGGTCAACAACACCCTGCTGATCCACGAGTTCCGCAAGCAGCTCGACGAACTCGGGGCACCGCAGGGCAAGCGGTACCAGCTGACCGCGTTCACCCCGGCCGACCCGGCGAAGATCGACGCGGGCTGGGAACTGGCGCCGGTGGCCAACTCGCTGGACATCTTCAACGTGCAGGGCTACGACTTCCACGGCGCGGGCAGCGACAACTCGTGGGAGCCGAACCGGACCGGGCACCAGGGCAACCTCTACGCCGACGCCGACGACCCGTACAACTTCCACTTCAGCGTGGAGAACGCGGTCAAGCCGTACCTCGACGCCGGGGTGAGCCCGCGCAAGCTGACCGTCGGGCTGGCGTTCTACGGCCGTGGCTGGCAGGGCGTGACCGACGGTGGCAAGGCCGGTGAGTGGCAGGCGGCGAACGGCGCCGCACCGGGCCAGTTCGCTGAAGAAGCCGGGACACGCGGGTATTCGAACCTGCTGGCGAGCGTGCCGAACTGCACGGTGCACCACGACGAGGCCGCGGTGGCCACCTCCTGCTTCACCGGCAACGGCGGGCAGTGGTGGACCTTCGACGACGCGTGGGCGATCGGGAAGAAGACCGCGTGGATCAAGAGCAAGGGCCTGCTGGGCGCGATGATCTGGGAGATGTCGGGTGACACCGGGGTGTTGATGTCCGCCACGGACAACGGGCTCAAGTGA
- a CDS encoding DUF350 domain-containing protein translates to MSELISGLLATLAYGAVGTVLMALGFVLVDLATPGKLRELIWVQGNRNASVLLASGLLGVGVIVTTAIITSDTDLVTGLMSTVVFGLAGLALMSVAFVLLDLATPGKLGEILARPEPHPAVWVSASVHVAVSAIIAAAIT, encoded by the coding sequence ATGTCCGAACTCATCTCCGGCCTGCTGGCCACGCTGGCCTACGGCGCGGTCGGCACCGTCCTGATGGCCCTCGGCTTCGTGCTGGTGGACCTCGCCACGCCGGGCAAGCTCCGCGAGCTGATCTGGGTGCAGGGCAACCGCAACGCTTCGGTGCTGCTGGCGTCCGGGCTGCTCGGCGTCGGCGTCATCGTCACCACGGCGATCATCACCAGTGACACCGACCTGGTCACCGGCCTGATGTCCACCGTGGTCTTCGGCCTGGCCGGGCTCGCGCTGATGTCGGTGGCGTTCGTGCTGCTCGACCTGGCCACGCCCGGCAAGCTCGGCGAGATCCTGGCCCGGCCCGAACCGCACCCGGCGGTGTGGGTCTCGGCCTCGGTGCACGTCGCGGTGAGCGCGATCATCGCGGCCGCCATCACGTGA
- a CDS encoding DUF3000 domain-containing protein — protein sequence MTAMTHAPDLFREAVAALDSVRPRPEVVLEPMRAPRRLAPWAYALSCEVTGPADVLASGRLVLLHDPDGQEGWNGVLRMVVYVRAELDRELATDPFLPAVGWSWLTDALEHTAAAYTSLGGTVTETSSARFGDIAGPARTDDLELRASWTPEDAELRSHGEAFVQLMASVVGLPPVGVSLFEQRSSSG from the coding sequence GTGACCGCGATGACGCATGCGCCCGACCTCTTCCGTGAGGCGGTCGCTGCACTGGACTCCGTGCGCCCCCGTCCGGAGGTGGTCCTCGAGCCGATGCGCGCCCCGCGGCGGCTGGCACCCTGGGCCTACGCGCTCAGCTGCGAGGTCACCGGCCCGGCCGATGTGCTGGCGTCCGGCAGATTGGTGCTGCTGCACGACCCCGACGGCCAGGAGGGCTGGAACGGGGTGCTGCGCATGGTCGTCTACGTCCGCGCCGAGCTCGACCGCGAGCTGGCCACGGACCCGTTCCTGCCGGCCGTGGGCTGGTCGTGGCTGACCGACGCGCTGGAGCACACCGCCGCCGCGTACACCTCGCTCGGCGGCACGGTCACCGAAACCTCGTCGGCCCGCTTCGGCGACATCGCCGGTCCCGCGCGCACCGATGACCTGGAACTACGGGCTTCCTGGACGCCGGAGGACGCGGAACTGCGCTCGCACGGCGAGGCCTTCGTCCAGCTCATGGCCAGCGTCGTCGGCCTGCCGCCAGTGGGTGTGTCCCTGTTCGAGCAACGCTCCAGCTCCGGTTAG
- a CDS encoding ribonuclease D, which translates to MDIADQDGVTPDSPAPIPLTEPAEGTPEVIADPEALAHACARIADGEGAIAVDTERASGYRYWPKAYLVQLRREGVGSFLIDPIPLSGQLGPLADVLNGAEWVLHAASQDLPCLAELDLRPTTLFDTELAGRLAGYDRVALGTLVEKLLGYQLEKGHSAADWSRRPLPVDWLNYAALDVELLIPLREKLEAELEAQGKLDWARQEFEAVRTAPPPAPRAEPWRRVSGIHKIRSPRGLAAVREFWQIRDEMARKRDRAPSRVLPDSAIVSAVLADPKTTAELQALPVFSGRVQRKFASTWLRPLQIARSLPRQELPLPAQPTDGPPPPNRWADKDPDAAARLSAARAALTALAEHHRLPVENLLLPELVRRTCWRPPENRDENGVAEVLGAAGARPWQIELTAPALAKALTAKAENKAENKTED; encoded by the coding sequence GTGGATATCGCTGATCAAGACGGCGTGACGCCCGATTCACCGGCCCCGATCCCGCTGACGGAACCGGCCGAAGGTACCCCCGAGGTCATCGCCGACCCCGAGGCGCTGGCGCACGCCTGCGCCCGGATCGCCGATGGCGAGGGCGCCATCGCGGTGGACACCGAGCGGGCCTCCGGTTACCGCTACTGGCCCAAGGCCTACCTGGTGCAGTTGCGCCGGGAGGGCGTGGGCTCCTTCCTGATCGACCCCATCCCGCTCAGCGGGCAGCTGGGGCCGCTCGCCGACGTGCTCAACGGCGCCGAATGGGTGCTGCACGCGGCTTCCCAGGACCTCCCCTGCCTCGCCGAGCTGGACCTGCGGCCGACGACGCTGTTCGACACCGAGCTGGCCGGGCGGCTGGCCGGGTACGACCGCGTCGCGCTCGGCACCCTGGTCGAGAAACTGCTCGGCTACCAGCTCGAGAAGGGCCACAGCGCGGCCGACTGGTCCCGCCGCCCGCTTCCCGTCGACTGGCTGAACTACGCCGCGCTCGACGTGGAACTGCTGATCCCGCTGCGTGAGAAGCTCGAAGCCGAGCTGGAGGCGCAGGGCAAGCTCGACTGGGCCCGGCAGGAGTTCGAAGCGGTGCGCACCGCTCCTCCGCCCGCCCCGCGGGCCGAGCCGTGGCGCCGCGTGTCCGGCATCCACAAGATCCGCTCCCCGCGTGGCCTGGCCGCGGTCCGGGAGTTCTGGCAGATCCGCGACGAGATGGCGCGCAAGCGCGACCGCGCGCCCAGCCGGGTGCTGCCGGACAGCGCGATCGTCAGCGCCGTGCTCGCCGACCCGAAGACCACCGCCGAACTGCAGGCGCTGCCGGTGTTCAGCGGCCGCGTCCAGCGCAAGTTCGCCTCGACCTGGCTGCGGCCGCTGCAGATCGCGCGCTCGCTGCCCCGGCAGGAGCTGCCGCTGCCCGCCCAGCCGACGGACGGCCCGCCGCCGCCGAACCGCTGGGCCGACAAGGACCCGGACGCCGCCGCGCGGCTGTCCGCCGCCAGGGCCGCGCTCACCGCGCTGGCCGAGCACCACCGGCTGCCGGTGGAGAACCTGCTGCTGCCGGAGCTGGTCCGCCGCACCTGCTGGCGTCCGCCGGAGAACCGCGACGAGAACGGGGTCGCCGAGGTGCTCGGTGCCGCCGGGGCCCGGCCGTGGCAGATCGAGCTGACCGCGCCCGCGCTGGCCAAGGCGCTCACGGCCAAGGCGGAGAACAAAGCCGAGAACAAGACCGAGGATTAG
- the hemE gene encoding uroporphyrinogen decarboxylase: protein MSSPTSAPAAATARRALPDAPFLLAARGERPSRLPVWFMRQAGRSLPEYRELRAGTAMLDACFDPEMLAEITLQPVRRHGVDAAILFSDIVVPLKAAGVDIDIVAGTGPVVASPVRDAAAVDALPALDPEQVVPVAEGVRLLVQRLGDTPLIGFAGAPFTLASYLIEGGPSRNHERTKALMHSQPELWHALAGKLADIALGFLRVQIAAGVDAVQLFDSWAGALSARDYREFVLPHSAKVFAGVADAGVPRIHFGVGTGELLSDMRDAGPDVVGVDWRVPLDEAVRRLTATKPGSAPVVQGNLDPALLFGSWPVLEAEVRRIAEEGRAAAGHIFNLGHGVLPDTDPEVITRVVELVHSL from the coding sequence ATGTCTTCTCCTACCTCAGCGCCCGCCGCGGCCACCGCGCGCCGCGCGCTGCCCGATGCCCCGTTCCTGCTGGCCGCGCGGGGTGAGCGCCCCAGCCGCCTGCCGGTGTGGTTCATGCGCCAGGCCGGGCGTTCCCTGCCCGAATACCGCGAACTGCGCGCGGGCACCGCGATGCTCGACGCCTGCTTCGACCCCGAGATGCTCGCCGAGATCACCCTGCAGCCGGTGCGACGGCACGGGGTGGACGCGGCGATCCTCTTCAGCGACATCGTGGTGCCGCTCAAGGCCGCCGGGGTGGACATCGACATCGTCGCGGGCACCGGCCCGGTGGTGGCCTCCCCGGTGCGCGACGCCGCCGCGGTCGACGCGCTGCCCGCGCTGGACCCCGAGCAGGTCGTCCCGGTGGCCGAGGGCGTCCGCCTGCTGGTCCAGCGGCTCGGCGACACGCCGCTGATCGGTTTCGCCGGTGCGCCGTTCACGCTCGCCTCCTACCTGATCGAGGGCGGGCCGAGCCGCAACCACGAGCGCACCAAGGCGCTGATGCACTCCCAGCCGGAGCTGTGGCACGCGCTGGCGGGCAAGCTCGCCGACATCGCGCTCGGCTTCCTGCGCGTGCAGATCGCCGCCGGGGTCGACGCGGTCCAGCTGTTCGACTCCTGGGCGGGCGCGCTCTCAGCGCGTGACTACCGCGAATTCGTGCTGCCGCACTCGGCCAAGGTTTTCGCCGGGGTGGCCGACGCGGGCGTTCCGCGCATCCACTTCGGGGTCGGCACCGGCGAACTGCTCTCCGATATGCGTGACGCCGGTCCCGACGTGGTCGGGGTCGACTGGCGCGTGCCGCTGGACGAGGCCGTCCGCAGGCTGACCGCCACGAAGCCCGGGTCCGCGCCGGTGGTGCAGGGCAACCTGGACCCGGCGCTGCTGTTCGGCTCGTGGCCGGTGCTCGAGGCCGAGGTCCGCCGGATCGCCGAGGAGGGCCGCGCCGCCGCCGGGCACATCTTCAACCTCGGTCACGGGGTGCTGCCGGACACCGACCCCGAGGTGATCACCCGGGTCGTCGAACTCGTGCACTCGCTGTAG